A genome region from Crossiella equi includes the following:
- a CDS encoding IS630 family transposase — MARRPSVFVRPLSMEDGRKLQRISRSSKDPVRLRRAIVVLMSGQGQTVQDITSLMQVSQDYVRDVIHAFNERGFAALDPKWSGGRPRTIGEHIRDRICLIARTSPADWGITAFATWSLAKLREHLLKRGTVAAISRETLRRILGEAGISWQTTTTWKTSPDPDFIAKMHRVLDLYDHPPTDGRVICVDEFGPLNLLPRKGKAWRPQSRPKRLRATYHRHGGVMQMLAALDLATGKLFYRIRPRKRALEFLSFLKTLRARWAGEKLYVICDNYSPHRDLDVRAWCADNQIELVYLPTYGSWLNWIEAEFAALRYFALGGTDHRSHTEQNAAINAYIRWHNTRAEPKTGFATDSPIRTWTHYPSKAA, encoded by the coding sequence ATGGCTCGGCGACCGAGCGTGTTCGTCCGACCGTTGTCGATGGAGGACGGCCGCAAACTGCAGCGGATCAGCCGGAGCTCGAAAGACCCGGTCCGGCTGCGGCGAGCGATCGTGGTGCTGATGTCCGGACAAGGCCAAACCGTCCAGGACATCACCTCGTTGATGCAGGTCAGCCAGGACTACGTGCGCGATGTCATCCACGCCTTCAACGAACGGGGGTTCGCGGCGCTGGACCCAAAATGGAGCGGGGGACGCCCGAGGACGATCGGTGAGCACATCCGTGACCGGATCTGCCTGATCGCCCGGACCTCCCCCGCCGACTGGGGCATCACAGCCTTCGCCACCTGGTCACTGGCCAAGCTGCGCGAGCACCTGCTCAAGCGTGGCACCGTGGCCGCGATCAGCCGGGAGACCCTGCGCCGCATCCTGGGCGAGGCCGGGATCTCCTGGCAGACCACGACCACGTGGAAGACCTCCCCCGACCCGGACTTCATCGCCAAGATGCACCGGGTGCTCGACCTCTACGACCACCCGCCCACCGACGGGCGGGTGATCTGTGTGGACGAGTTCGGTCCGTTGAACCTGCTACCACGCAAGGGGAAGGCCTGGCGGCCCCAGAGCAGGCCGAAACGGCTGCGGGCGACCTACCACCGCCACGGCGGGGTCATGCAGATGCTCGCCGCGCTCGATCTGGCCACCGGCAAGCTGTTCTACCGGATCCGGCCACGCAAGCGTGCGCTCGAGTTCCTGTCCTTCCTCAAGACCCTGCGGGCGCGGTGGGCCGGTGAGAAGTTGTATGTCATCTGCGACAACTACTCCCCGCACCGCGACCTCGACGTCCGCGCCTGGTGCGCGGACAACCAGATCGAGCTGGTCTACCTGCCGACCTACGGATCCTGGCTGAACTGGATCGAGGCCGAGTTCGCCGCCCTGCGCTACTTCGCCCTGGGCGGCACCGACCACCGCAGCCACACCGAGCAGAACGCCGCCATCAACGCCTACATCCGCTGGCACAACACTCGGGCTGAGCCCAAGACCGGCTTCGCCACCGACTCACCCATCCGCACCTGGACCCATTACCCGTCCAAGGCTGCGTGA
- a CDS encoding DNA cytosine methyltransferase, whose protein sequence is MRAGRVVDLFSGGGGMSCGFHAHPAFEMVGAADVETGKPSTGHGALGCNATYSENIGVEPLAVDLGKIAPDELAAKVMPAGVNELEILLACPPCTGFSRAVSNNWVEDDPRNSLVAHVADFVAELRPKILMMENVPQLITGSFRQHFAALRAQLSTMGYTVHASSHRLADFGLPQLRERALVIAVHKNLPLRTLEDLWQGYGVNPQATTVRRAIGHLPAVVSGEEHPEDSNHTSTKLVGESLERIKAIPHDGGSWPDLLGDSKKEKYLIPSMWKAVNIGRLNSYRDVYGRMAWDRPAPTIKRECSHVGNGRYAHPVQDRQCTVRELAILNGFPATYRFVGASRKNLYRQIGDAVPPLISYQLAWVAHWIMTGTRPDIEQIILSDTSLAIEDLECRQGVGDQLTLV, encoded by the coding sequence ATGCGTGCAGGCAGGGTGGTGGACCTCTTCTCCGGCGGGGGAGGGATGAGCTGCGGGTTTCATGCTCATCCAGCGTTCGAGATGGTAGGCGCCGCCGATGTTGAGACGGGAAAACCGAGCACTGGACATGGCGCGCTGGGCTGTAACGCAACGTATAGCGAAAATATCGGTGTAGAGCCCCTTGCTGTTGATCTAGGAAAAATCGCGCCAGACGAACTCGCCGCGAAGGTCATGCCCGCGGGTGTTAACGAGCTTGAGATTCTCCTGGCCTGCCCGCCCTGCACGGGGTTCAGCAGAGCTGTGTCCAACAACTGGGTAGAAGATGATCCGCGAAACTCTCTGGTTGCGCATGTAGCGGACTTTGTTGCCGAACTTCGACCGAAGATTCTCATGATGGAAAATGTGCCGCAACTGATCACCGGTAGTTTCCGTCAACACTTCGCCGCGCTACGCGCTCAGTTGAGCACTATGGGGTATACCGTTCACGCCTCCTCGCATCGACTGGCCGACTTCGGTCTTCCTCAGCTGCGTGAGCGCGCTCTGGTGATTGCAGTACACAAAAATCTTCCGCTCCGTACTTTGGAAGACTTGTGGCAAGGCTACGGAGTTAACCCTCAAGCCACTACTGTCCGACGGGCCATTGGTCACCTCCCTGCCGTTGTCAGCGGGGAGGAACATCCGGAAGACTCTAATCATACGAGCACCAAGCTGGTGGGGGAATCGCTAGAGCGCATCAAGGCTATCCCTCACGATGGTGGAAGTTGGCCGGACCTGCTCGGGGACTCCAAGAAAGAGAAGTATCTCATTCCCTCGATGTGGAAAGCGGTGAATATCGGTCGACTCAACAGCTACCGGGACGTGTATGGCCGCATGGCGTGGGATCGACCGGCTCCTACCATCAAGCGAGAATGTTCCCATGTGGGTAATGGGCGCTACGCCCATCCCGTTCAGGATCGCCAATGTACGGTGCGGGAATTGGCGATCCTGAACGGGTTTCCGGCTACCTACCGATTTGTTGGGGCCAGCAGAAAGAACCTGTACCGCCAGATCGGTGACGCGGTGCCGCCGCTCATTTCCTACCAGCTGGCCTGGGTGGCCCACTGGATCATGACCGGCACACGCCCCGATATTGAGCAGATCATCCTATCCGACACCTCTCTGGCCATTGAGGACCTGGAATGTCGGCAAGGGGTAGGCGATCAGTTGACTTTGGTGTAA
- a CDS encoding IS701 family transposase, with the protein MLDLDAWRAGFDDLFARLAGRFAQVQTRKRARAYLLGLLSRTERKNGWTLAEQAGEATPDGMQRLLGHAVWDADTVRDDLRGYVTDHLGHEQAVLVADETGFLKKGLKSAGVQRQYSGAAGRIENCQLGVFLAYSSPHGRALIDRELYLPQASWCADRDRCREAGISDEVEFATKPELARLMLERAVEAGVPFSWFTADEAYGQNPGLRSWLEQRRIAYVMAIPCKQGLPTAAGKRRADVLARLVPNTAWQRRSCADGAKGPRLYDWALVEAGERHRLLVRRSFTPNAKGVRELAYFLCHTPDPAPLEVLIAVAGSRWAVEECFQAAKNEVGLDHYQVRKYGAWYRHVTLAMLAHAFLAVTAKTEKGAPQTLMTA; encoded by the coding sequence ATCTTAGACCTGGACGCCTGGCGGGCGGGATTCGACGACCTGTTCGCCCGGCTCGCGGGCAGATTCGCGCAGGTCCAGACCCGTAAACGGGCCAGAGCCTACCTGCTGGGCCTGTTGTCGCGGACCGAACGCAAGAACGGGTGGACCCTGGCCGAGCAGGCCGGCGAGGCCACCCCGGATGGCATGCAACGCCTGCTCGGCCACGCGGTGTGGGACGCCGACACCGTTCGCGACGACCTGCGCGGCTATGTGACCGACCATCTCGGGCACGAGCAGGCGGTGCTGGTCGCCGACGAGACCGGGTTCCTGAAGAAAGGCCTCAAGTCCGCCGGAGTGCAACGGCAGTACTCGGGTGCCGCCGGGCGGATCGAGAACTGCCAGCTCGGGGTGTTCCTGGCCTACTCCTCCCCGCACGGACGAGCGCTAATCGACCGCGAGCTCTACCTGCCCCAGGCCAGCTGGTGCGCTGACCGGGACCGCTGTCGTGAGGCCGGGATCAGCGACGAGGTGGAGTTCGCGACGAAACCGGAACTGGCCCGGCTCATGCTGGAGCGGGCCGTGGAGGCGGGGGTGCCGTTCTCCTGGTTCACCGCTGATGAGGCCTACGGCCAGAACCCCGGCCTGCGGTCCTGGCTGGAACAACGGCGTATCGCCTACGTCATGGCGATCCCCTGCAAGCAGGGACTCCCGACCGCGGCGGGGAAACGACGCGCCGACGTGCTGGCCAGGCTCGTGCCGAACACGGCCTGGCAGCGCCGCTCCTGCGCTGACGGCGCCAAGGGACCACGGCTGTATGACTGGGCGCTGGTCGAGGCCGGTGAACGCCATCGTCTGCTGGTCCGCCGCTCGTTCACCCCTAACGCCAAGGGCGTCCGCGAACTGGCGTACTTCCTGTGTCACACACCGGATCCGGCCCCGCTGGAGGTGCTGATCGCGGTGGCCGGGAGCCGGTGGGCGGTCGAGGAATGCTTCCAGGCGGCCAAGAACGAGGTCGGCTTGGATCACTACCAGGTCCGCAAGTACGGCGCCTGGTACCGGCATGTCACCCTCGCGATGCTCGCCCACGCCTTCCTCGCCGTGACCGCGAAAACGGAAAAAGGGGCTCCGCAGACCCTGATGACGGCCTGA
- a CDS encoding IS630 family transposase yields the protein MAGKPQQKLVLTDGERRVLYGWAHRRKTAQGLALRARIVLLCEGGRPDGEVADVLGCCRDTVGTWRRRFIRDRLAGLADLPRPGAPRTITDAAVEEVVVTTLESAPEGATHWSRRELAKQVGMSASSVRRVWQAFGLDPHQVEYFTLSTDPHLVDKVHDVVGLYLNPPEGALVLSVDEKPGIQATERVAPVAPMTPGVPERRSFDYIRHGTIDLFAALDTATGKVISKLSPHHRAVEFRDFLDQIDRETDPALQAHLICDNLSVHKAPAIHKWLLAHPRFHLHFTPTYSSWLNEVERWFAELQRRQLDRGVFCSVDQLSEALEQWIKLWNTDPHPFRWTATADHILDKIGRHCRRISGPAH from the coding sequence ATGGCTGGAAAACCGCAGCAAAAGCTTGTTCTGACCGATGGGGAGCGGCGGGTCCTGTATGGGTGGGCGCATCGGCGCAAGACCGCGCAGGGCTTGGCGTTGCGGGCGCGGATTGTGCTGTTGTGCGAGGGTGGCCGCCCGGACGGTGAGGTCGCCGATGTGCTCGGGTGCTGTCGGGACACGGTGGGCACATGGCGCAGGCGGTTCATCCGGGACCGTCTGGCGGGGCTGGCCGATCTGCCCCGGCCCGGCGCTCCGCGAACGATCACTGACGCGGCTGTCGAGGAGGTGGTGGTCACGACGTTGGAGTCCGCGCCCGAAGGCGCAACGCACTGGTCCCGGCGGGAGTTGGCCAAGCAGGTGGGCATGTCCGCGTCCTCGGTGCGGCGGGTCTGGCAGGCGTTCGGGCTGGATCCGCACCAGGTCGAGTACTTCACCCTCTCCACCGACCCGCACCTGGTGGACAAGGTCCACGACGTGGTCGGCTTATACCTGAACCCGCCGGAGGGGGCGCTGGTGCTGTCGGTGGACGAGAAGCCGGGCATCCAGGCCACCGAGCGGGTCGCGCCCGTCGCTCCGATGACGCCCGGCGTCCCGGAACGCCGCAGCTTCGACTACATCCGCCACGGCACGATCGACCTGTTCGCCGCCCTGGACACCGCCACTGGGAAGGTGATCAGCAAACTGTCACCCCACCACCGCGCGGTGGAGTTCCGTGACTTCCTCGACCAGATCGACCGCGAGACCGACCCCGCCCTGCAAGCGCATCTGATCTGCGACAACCTGTCCGTCCACAAAGCACCCGCCATCCACAAATGGCTGTTGGCCCATCCCCGGTTCCATCTGCACTTCACGCCGACCTACTCGTCCTGGCTCAACGAGGTCGAGCGCTGGTTCGCCGAACTCCAACGACGACAGCTCGACCGTGGCGTGTTCTGCTCCGTCGATCAGCTCAGCGAAGCCCTCGAACAGTGGATCAAGCTGTGGAACACCGACCCACACCCGTTCCGCTGGACCGCCACCGCCGACCACATCCTCGACAAGATCGGTCGCCACTGCCGACGAATCTCTGGACCAGCTCACTAG
- a CDS encoding transposase: protein MNTLAALKSIRAARPDGAPIYVILDNLSAHKGPDIRRWASKNKVELCFTPTYASWANPIEAHFGPLRQFTIANSHHPNHTVQTRALHAYLRWRNANARHRDVLAAERKERARIRSEKGIRWGGRPLVATA from the coding sequence GTGAACACCCTGGCCGCACTCAAGTCCATCCGTGCCGCCCGGCCCGACGGCGCACCCATCTACGTGATCCTGGACAACCTGTCCGCCCACAAAGGCCCCGACATCCGCCGATGGGCGAGCAAGAACAAGGTCGAGCTGTGCTTCACCCCGACCTACGCCTCCTGGGCCAACCCGATCGAGGCTCACTTCGGGCCGTTGCGGCAGTTCACCATCGCCAACTCCCACCACCCCAACCACACCGTGCAGACCCGGGCCTTGCACGCCTATCTGCGCTGGCGCAACGCCAACGCCCGCCACCGCGACGTCCTGGCCGCTGAGCGCAAAGAACGTGCTCGCATCCGCAGCGAGAAGGGCATCCGCTGGGGCGGACGCCCCCTCGTGGCCACAGCCTGA
- a CDS encoding helix-turn-helix domain-containing protein, whose translation MTDQEGQQLQRIVRRGSTSSVRYRRAMMLLASAGGNRVPVIAQLVHADEDTVRDLIHRFNEIGLACLDPQWAGGRPRLLSPDEEDLVIATATTRPVKLGQPFTRWSLRKLTAYLRKASGRIIRIGREALRGLLARRGITFQRTKTWKESPDPDRDAKLDRIEDVLDRLPDRVFAFDEFGPLGIRPAAGSGWCRQGSPDRVPATYHRTHGVRYFHGCNSVGEDTLWGVNRRVKAR comes from the coding sequence TTGACCGACCAGGAAGGGCAACAGCTGCAACGGATCGTGCGCCGGGGCAGCACCAGCTCGGTGCGCTACCGACGCGCGATGATGCTGCTGGCCTCCGCAGGCGGCAACCGCGTGCCGGTCATCGCCCAGCTGGTCCACGCCGATGAGGACACCGTCCGAGACCTCATCCACCGGTTCAACGAGATCGGCCTGGCCTGTCTGGACCCTCAGTGGGCGGGAGGCCGTCCCCGCCTGCTCAGCCCTGACGAGGAGGACCTCGTCATCGCGACGGCCACCACCCGACCGGTCAAGCTCGGCCAGCCCTTCACCCGCTGGTCACTCCGCAAACTCACCGCCTACCTGCGCAAAGCCTCTGGCCGGATCATCCGCATCGGCCGTGAGGCCCTCCGCGGCCTGCTCGCCCGCCGCGGCATCACCTTCCAGCGCACCAAGACCTGGAAGGAATCCCCCGACCCCGACCGCGATGCCAAGCTCGACCGGATCGAGGACGTGCTGGACCGCCTCCCGGACCGGGTCTTCGCCTTCGACGAGTTCGGACCGCTGGGGATCCGACCGGCCGCGGGCTCGGGCTGGTGCCGACAGGGCAGCCCCGACCGGGTCCCAGCCACCTACCACCGCACCCACGGGGTCCGCTACTTCCACGGCTGCAACTCCGTCGGCGAGGACACCCTGTGGGGCGTCAACCGCCGCGTCAAGGCGCGGTGA
- a CDS encoding IS3 family transposase, whose translation MKLVAQLRGRFGVEPILRVLGIASSTYYGWVQRQTDPSPRQRQDEELVAEIVDIHTTSGGTYGSPRVHATLRRRGIRVSRKRVERLMRGHELQGAFLRTKWRTPSTRRDPRAMPAPDLVNRCFTAPAPDRLWVADATRIPTGEGVFWLAAVRDAFSNRIVGWKTSDRCDTSLVLGALEYGIWSREVRDGQLIHHSDRGSTYTSIRFAQRLADNGILPSMGSVGDSDDNALMENFFSTLKIELVYRNSWRTRDEAENAIFSYIDAWYNTQRIQKELGWLSPDEYEAAWHADQLEPSIIPASPTGVR comes from the coding sequence GTGAAGCTCGTTGCGCAGCTTCGCGGCCGCTTCGGGGTCGAGCCCATCCTCCGGGTCCTCGGTATCGCCTCCTCCACCTACTACGGCTGGGTCCAGCGCCAGACAGACCCGTCGCCGCGCCAGCGCCAGGACGAGGAGCTGGTGGCCGAGATCGTGGACATCCACACGACCTCCGGTGGCACCTACGGCAGCCCGCGGGTGCACGCCACCCTGCGCCGCCGCGGGATCCGGGTGTCACGCAAGCGGGTCGAGCGGCTGATGCGCGGCCACGAGCTGCAGGGCGCGTTCCTGCGCACGAAGTGGCGAACACCCTCGACCCGCCGCGATCCACGAGCCATGCCGGCGCCGGATCTGGTCAACCGGTGCTTCACCGCCCCGGCCCCGGACCGGCTGTGGGTGGCCGACGCCACCCGTATCCCCACCGGCGAGGGCGTGTTCTGGCTGGCCGCGGTCCGCGACGCGTTCTCCAACCGGATCGTGGGCTGGAAGACCAGCGACCGCTGCGACACCAGCCTCGTACTCGGCGCGCTGGAATACGGCATCTGGTCCCGCGAGGTCCGTGACGGGCAGCTGATCCATCACAGCGACCGAGGCTCGACCTACACCTCGATCCGCTTCGCGCAACGTCTGGCGGACAACGGAATCCTGCCGTCGATGGGCTCGGTCGGTGACTCTGACGATAACGCGCTGATGGAGAACTTCTTCTCCACACTGAAGATCGAACTCGTGTACCGGAACTCGTGGCGCACCCGCGACGAGGCCGAGAACGCGATCTTCAGCTACATCGACGCCTGGTACAACACCCAGCGCATCCAGAAAGAGCTCGGCTGGCTCAGCCCCGATGAGTACGAGGCCGCCTGGCACGCCGACCAACTCGAGCCATCTATCATCCCTGCGTCCCCAACCGGAGTCAGGTAA
- a CDS encoding transposase, with protein sequence MAAPKKYPDELRARAVRLYRESDPKPVIRRLAEQLGVHHEALRNWIRQDEADRGERADRPTTSESEELRRLRRENAELKRANEILKAASAFFASELDPTRRRS encoded by the coding sequence GTGGCAGCACCGAAGAAGTACCCCGACGAGCTGAGGGCTCGTGCAGTCCGGCTGTATCGAGAGTCTGATCCCAAGCCGGTGATCCGCCGTCTGGCCGAGCAGCTCGGGGTGCATCACGAAGCGTTGCGTAACTGGATCCGGCAGGACGAGGCCGACCGGGGCGAGCGCGCCGACCGGCCCACGACCAGCGAGTCGGAGGAGTTGCGCCGGTTGCGGCGGGAGAACGCGGAACTCAAGCGGGCCAACGAGATCCTCAAGGCCGCGAGCGCTTTTTTCGCCTCGGAACTCGACCCGACCCGGCGACGGTCGTGA